A window of Littorina saxatilis isolate snail1 linkage group LG7, US_GU_Lsax_2.0, whole genome shotgun sequence contains these coding sequences:
- the LOC138970118 gene encoding G-protein coupled receptor GRL101-like: MPAGAFIVLLAGVTTPDRCPSGEYVKDYIKCDGISDCSDNSDESNAECGREKQEIIYDTIRVLPPVIIDFDGRGNFTLVAMESDTAPCPVTHFRCPGQSVYCMPVYLRCNGVKDCPGGEDELNCANFICPWFYRCRSSILCLHPSHLCDGWPQCPQRDDELNCNENCPSVCQCQGLAFVCPQPFPAHNFSNMRYLDAEGSAIAPSALLHNFYLIYLSLADCGMDTWPASVFPNLQRLDLSYNMMHVYTGLHDLASIHASTFILCCGSLLPEHFNEKFCFAPQDEISSCDDLLRSNLYRVCLWIISIMSMVGNTCSLVFRLGCQRRSIGKSGYNMFVTNLSVVDLVMGVYLAMVGTADQLYRDNYAWNKTAWKSSVTCTVAGFLSLLSSEVSAFMICLITLDRFIVLHFPFSSVRFKGRSAVVASGLAWLGGVLLAAVPLMPSLSHWRFYGQTGICIPLPVTRNTFQGRDYSFGVMIVFNFILFIAIVCGQAVIYWSIRANSMASQVTTDNSRDLKVARRLITVVVSDFLCWFPIGLLGLLASNGVPVPGEVNVALAIFVLPLNSALNPFLYTINILLEKRQRAKEERLRKFLLSSRINANLA, encoded by the exons ATGCCGGCCGGAGCCTTCATAGTGCTCCTGGCAGGTGTAACCACGCCGGACAG ATGCCCCAGTGGAGAATACGTGAAGGACTACATAAAGTGTGACGGCATCTCTGACTGCTCGGATAACAGTGATGAGTCTAACGCTGAGTGTGGCAGAGAAAAACAGGAGATAATCTACGATACAATCCGCGTGCTCCCGCCAGTCATCATTGATTTCGATGGCCGTGGCAATTTTACTCTGGTGGCCATGGAAAGTGACACTGCCCCCTGCCCCGTCACTCATTTCCGCTGTCCTGGTCAGTCCGTGTATTGCATGCCCGTGTATCTCAGGTGTAACGGAGTCAAAGACTGTCCGGGAGGGGAGGACGAGCTGAACTGCGCCAATTTCATCTGTCCCTGGTTTTACAGGTGTCGAAGTTCCATCTTGTGCCTTCATCCTTCTCACCTGTGTGACGGATGGCCCCAGTGTCCACAGCGTGACGATGAGCTGAATTGTAACGAGaactgtccgtctgtctgtcagtgtcagggTCTGGCCTTTGTCTGTCCTCAACCTTTCCCCGCTCACAACTTCTCTAACATGAGATACCTTGATGCTGAAGGGTCCGCTATTGCCCCGTCAGCACTGCTGCACAACTTTTACCTGATCTACCTTAGCCTGGCTGACTGTGGGATGGACACGTGGCCAGCCAGTGTCTTTCCCAATCTGCAACGTCTGGACCTCAGTTACAACATGATGC ATGTGTACACTGGTCTACATGACCTTGCCTCAATACATGCTTCCACGTTCATACTGTGCTGTGGATCCCTACTGCCGGAGCACTTTAATGAGAAATTCTGCTTCGCTCCTCAGGACGAAATCTCCTCTTGTGATGACCTGCTGAGGTCAAACCTTTACCGTGTCTGCCTGTGGATCATCAGCATAATGTCAATGGTAGGCAACACTTGCAGTCTGGTATTCAGACTGGGTTGTCAGCGACGATCCATCGGCAAGTCTGGCTACAACATGTTTGTGACCAACCTGAGCGTGGTCGACCTTGTCATGGGAGTATACCTTGCAATGGTGGGCACGGCAGATCAGCTGTATCGCGATAATTACGCGTGGAACAAGACGGCGTGGAAATCTAGCGTAACATGCACAGTAGCCGGTTTCTTGTCTCTGCTTTCCAGCGAGGTGTCGGCCTTCATGATCTGTCTCATCACGCTGGATCGTTTCATCGTGCTTCATTTCCCCTTCAGCAGTGTTCGCTTCAAGGGTCGCTCTGCTGTGGTAGCGTCAGGTCTTGCCTGGCTGGGCGGTGTGCTGCTGGCAGCCGTGCCCCTGATGCCGTCCCTGTCTCACTGGCGCTTCTACGGCCAGACTGGTATCTGCATCCCGCTGCCCGTCACCAGGAACACCTTTCAAGGGCGGGACTACTCCTTCGGCGTCATGATCGTCTTCAACTTCATCCTCTTCATCGCTATCGTGTGTGGACAGGCCGTCATTTACTGGTCCATACGGGCCAACTCCATGGCCAGCCAAGTCACGACTGACAACTCCCGTGACCTGAAGGTGGCTCGTCGCCTGATCACCGTGGTAGTGTCGGACTTCCTGTGCTGGTTCCCTATTGGTTTGCTGGGTCTGTTGGCCTCCAACGGTGTTCCTGTGCCTGGCGAGGTCAACGTGGCCTTGGCCATCTTCGTGTTGCCGCTCAACTCGGCGCTCAACCCATTCCTCTACACCATCAACATTCTCCTCGAGAAGCGACAGAGAGCGAAAGAGGAGAGGCTCCGAAAGTTTCTGTTGTCATCGCGTATCAATGCTAATTTGGCTTGA
- the LOC138970119 gene encoding tol-Pal system protein TolA-like, which produces MAENIDTGGNTYAHYLALGEKHGLKAEALFKFAQDQVDREERSQEREAKKVQAEAEVEAKKVEAEAKKVEAEVEAKKIEAEAETKRLEIEAKRELDAKRIDAENDAKRLDADNEARKMDLESKRSKVQVEMQIQSLT; this is translated from the exons ATGGCTGAGAATATTGATACTGGTGGTAACACTTATGCTCATTATTTGGCATTGGGAGAGAAGCATGGTTTAAAGGCAGAagctttgtttaagtttgcccagGATCAGGTggatagagaagagagaagtCAGGAAAGGGAAGCAAAGAAGGTACAAGCTGAAGCTGAGGTTGAAGCAAAGAAGGTAGAGGCTGAGGCAAAGAAAGTAGAAGCTGAGGTTGAGGCAAAGAAGATAGAAgctgaggctgagacaaaaagattagaaaTAGAGGCAAAGAGGGAATTAGATGCAAAGAGGATAGACGCGGAGAATGATGCAAAGAGGCTAGACGCAGATAATGAGGCAAGGAAAATGGATTTGGAGTCCAAGCGCAGCAAAGTACAGGTGGAAATGCAG ATCCAGTCGCTGACCTAG